A genomic region of Tissierella sp. contains the following coding sequences:
- a CDS encoding PTS ascorbate transporter subunit IIC: protein MEKKENGKKQVLLRLSSSLWEDLAAWAEDDFRSINGQIEYLLTESVKQRKKGKSKNNE, encoded by the coding sequence TTGGAAAAGAAAGAGAATGGGAAAAAACAAGTTTTGCTAAGGCTATCATCATCCCTTTGGGAAGATTTAGCTGCATGGGCAGAAGATGATTTTCGTTCAATCAATGGACAAATTGAATATCTCTTAACGGAGAGTGTAAAGCAAAGGAAAAAAGGGAAGAGTAAAAATAATGAATAA
- a CDS encoding SPFH domain-containing protein → MSDMVNNNQSKQHNEEIIPKSSNGLAVLLLNIILMIAGIAALIYGIYLADTGYGYGILLIIIGAAYSLVVGPILFAGLKILKPNEALVLTLFGKYYGTLRGEGFFFVNPFVSSVNPASKETSTGKLSVDQKKSGGTEVTLPAKVEKKISLKTMTLNNDKQKVNDQLGNPIIIGIVVIWKVVNTAKAVFNVDNYTEFLSIQTDSALRDIVRVYPYDVSEEDNEKSLRGSSQEVAEKLKTEIQSRVDVAGLEILEARITHLAYAPEIAAAMLQRQQASAIIDARQMIVEGAVGMVEMALAKLNENDIVHLDEERKAAMVSNLLVVLCGNKDAQPIVNSGSIY, encoded by the coding sequence ATGTCCGATATGGTCAATAATAATCAATCAAAACAACACAACGAAGAAATTATACCAAAATCATCAAATGGGCTAGCTGTACTTTTGCTGAATATTATACTGATGATTGCAGGTATAGCTGCACTTATTTATGGAATTTATTTAGCTGATACTGGATATGGTTATGGAATATTGTTAATAATTATAGGAGCTGCTTATTCTCTTGTTGTTGGACCTATATTATTTGCTGGACTAAAGATACTTAAGCCAAACGAGGCTCTTGTCCTTACTCTTTTTGGTAAATATTATGGAACCCTTAGAGGTGAAGGATTTTTCTTTGTTAACCCTTTTGTTAGTTCTGTTAACCCTGCATCAAAGGAAACATCCACAGGGAAACTAAGTGTTGATCAAAAAAAATCTGGAGGTACAGAAGTTACTTTACCAGCTAAAGTTGAAAAGAAAATCTCACTTAAAACTATGACATTGAATAATGATAAGCAAAAGGTTAATGATCAATTAGGTAATCCTATAATTATCGGTATTGTTGTGATTTGGAAGGTTGTAAATACTGCAAAAGCTGTTTTTAATGTAGACAATTATACAGAATTTTTATCTATACAAACAGACTCTGCCCTTAGGGACATTGTTCGAGTTTATCCATATGATGTTTCTGAGGAAGATAATGAGAAATCTTTAAGGGGAAGTAGTCAAGAGGTTGCAGAAAAGTTGAAAACTGAGATTCAATCAAGGGTGGATGTAGCAGGTTTAGAAATTTTAGAAGCAAGAATCACACATTTAGCTTATGCTCCAGAGATTGCTGCTGCTATGCTTCAAAGACAACAGGCATCGGCAATAATAGATGCAAGACAGATGATTGTTGAAGGAGCAGTAGGAATGGTAGAAATGGCCCTTGCTAAATTAAATGAAAATGATATTGTCCATTTAGATGAGGAAAGAAAGGCAGCTATGGTTAGCAATCTCCTTGTTGTACTTTGTGGAAACAAGGATGCTCAACCTATAGTCAACAGTGGCTCCATATACTAA
- a CDS encoding ABC transporter ATP-binding protein: MKQYNKIKSFVQLSWRLSPSYILLLILDAILSTARIMVNIILPKFLIDELLGSKDYNQLLLLGSLIVISNVIFGLCENFMKRTMTIKKIDMSEKMSKAMAEKIMNVEFSYLENPYYLDLKERAVFAINNQSALENTISSLAGIIKNISTILGLITILFTLSWVLVLFLILTIGLSLWAYSYFMNYQQGFFQSLIPVNRKYGYYVSLCFHDKLHKDIRLYDMSPMLTQRVADYSLEIMREFSVYTKKQGKFSGLNGVINDLQAAIAYGYVGLRVISSKFGPTIGIGSFTMYVSTAISFSQTTVDLGQNITRIFQMLGYLDSYMEFTSLPEIEEQSGSLIMEDKIDSIVFQDISFKYPGADTEVLRNVSFEIKGGEKISIVGLNGAGKTTLIKLLCRLYQPTSGEIFINGHNIYKYEHKSYMEKIAAIFQDYKLLAFTIGENITCNEDFENDPRVMKIVEEVGLKDKIDELPEGINSLIGKAYEEKGIELSGGQSQKVAIARALYKDAPLVILDEPTSALDPLAEADIYENFNSMVGGKTAIYISHRMSSSVFCDRILLIENGTVVDYDSHGNLMEKKDSLYYKLFNSQAMNYQLNN; the protein is encoded by the coding sequence TTGAAACAGTATAATAAAATAAAATCATTTGTGCAACTCTCATGGAGATTATCACCATCCTATATCCTCTTGTTAATACTAGATGCAATTTTATCCACTGCTAGAATTATGGTCAATATCATATTGCCAAAATTCCTTATAGATGAACTACTTGGAAGCAAAGATTATAATCAACTTCTGTTATTGGGTTCATTAATAGTAATATCTAATGTAATCTTTGGGCTTTGTGAAAATTTCATGAAGAGAACCATGACAATCAAGAAAATAGATATGTCAGAAAAGATGAGTAAGGCTATGGCGGAAAAAATCATGAATGTGGAATTTTCTTATCTAGAGAATCCTTATTATTTGGATTTGAAAGAGAGAGCAGTTTTTGCCATAAATAATCAATCTGCCCTTGAAAATACAATTTCCAGCTTAGCAGGTATAATAAAAAACATATCTACTATCTTGGGTTTGATTACAATATTATTTACTTTGAGCTGGGTTCTGGTATTGTTTTTAATATTAACTATTGGTTTATCACTATGGGCTTATAGTTATTTCATGAATTATCAACAGGGATTTTTTCAATCTTTGATACCAGTTAACAGAAAGTATGGATATTATGTAAGCCTTTGTTTTCATGATAAGTTGCACAAGGATATTCGCTTATATGATATGAGTCCTATGTTAACTCAGAGAGTAGCGGACTATAGTTTAGAGATAATGAGAGAATTTAGTGTTTACACTAAAAAGCAAGGTAAATTCTCAGGATTAAATGGTGTCATTAATGATCTACAAGCAGCCATAGCCTACGGATATGTAGGTCTAAGAGTTATAAGTAGTAAATTTGGTCCTACTATAGGCATTGGCTCCTTCACCATGTATGTATCCACAGCCATTAGCTTTTCTCAGACTACTGTGGATCTAGGACAAAATATTACCCGTATTTTTCAGATGCTAGGATATTTAGATTCTTATATGGAGTTTACATCCTTGCCAGAGATTGAAGAACAAAGCGGAAGTCTAATTATGGAAGATAAGATTGATTCCATTGTTTTTCAAGATATTTCATTTAAATATCCAGGGGCAGATACTGAGGTACTAAGGAATGTTTCTTTTGAAATTAAAGGTGGGGAGAAGATATCCATAGTTGGTCTAAATGGTGCTGGAAAAACTACCTTAATAAAGTTACTATGTAGACTTTATCAGCCTACTTCAGGTGAAATATTCATTAATGGACACAATATCTATAAATATGAGCACAAATCCTATATGGAAAAAATAGCAGCTATATTCCAAGACTATAAACTATTAGCTTTTACCATAGGAGAAAATATTACTTGTAATGAGGATTTTGAAAATGATCCAAGGGTAATGAAAATAGTAGAGGAAGTAGGATTAAAAGATAAAATAGATGAATTACCAGAGGGCATCAATTCACTCATAGGCAAAGCCTATGAAGAAAAGGGTATAGAACTCTCAGGTGGGCAAAGTCAAAAAGTAGCCATAGCAAGAGCTCTTTATAAAGATGCTCCCTTGGTCATACTTGATGAGCCTACATCTGCCTTAGATCCTTTAGCAGAAGCAGATATATATGAAAACTTCAATTCAATGGTAGGAGGAAAAACTGCTATTTACATTTCTCATCGAATGTCCAGTTCTGTATTTTGTGATAGAATTTTACTAATAGAAAATGGTACAGTAGTAGACTATGATAGCCATGGAAATTTAATGGAGAAAAAAGATAGTTTGTATTATAAACTCTTTAATTCTCAAGCAATGAATTATCAATTAAATAATTAA
- a CDS encoding ABC transporter ATP-binding protein gives MEASTKYPLFKTIKRLLKNVSNQNPRLFLYFAIYTLTATVYPFFSIILPKLLIGELVLGEEARLEIIIYIVLAYFLSTGIIGYIRTYVKEICYTKISYLRLGYLKDIFYKLSRMDYKYVEDAGFYEENDRALESTSSNNNGVEGVYHKLYSVLAVFLTVILLSIWIGSVSILILLGLLLNIGVSLWIQRKVHLYEYGMKKEIAHQSRKKRYYYETTHDFGFGKEIRLYNLKERVLENYEKEIKGYIGFHKLIKNREFLLGFLGLFTLLISQGILYGTLIYKVVHGMSIADFSMYLALILQLSILLRTLAEDLSFIYNEGAYVHDLFLFLDKDLGQEGGNVEAIKDDTLEIEFRNVSFKYPKTDKYIFKNLNLTIPKGQRLAIVGVNGAGKSTLIKLMTGLFKVDEGEILINGIPIGDFKKKDLHSMFSVLFQDVNVLAYTIKENIACKTDNVDESRVIEALNKVGLGEKVNSLKKGLSQTMLKVIDEEGTEFSGGESQKLAIARALYKNGNMVIMDEPTSALDALAEAAIYEDFSDLTQGKTAVYISHRLASTKFCDAIALFDKEGLKEYGSHEELMDKKGEYYKMFTIQGKYYQEGAELVETV, from the coding sequence GTGGAAGCATCAACCAAATATCCATTGTTTAAAACAATTAAAAGGCTATTAAAAAATGTATCAAATCAAAATCCAAGATTATTTTTGTATTTTGCTATCTATACTTTAACAGCTACAGTTTATCCCTTCTTCTCTATTATCCTACCTAAGCTGCTAATAGGTGAGCTAGTACTAGGTGAGGAGGCTAGATTAGAAATAATCATATATATTGTTTTAGCTTATTTTCTATCAACTGGCATTATTGGATATATAAGAACCTATGTAAAGGAAATTTGCTATACTAAGATTTCATATCTTAGATTGGGTTATTTAAAGGATATATTTTATAAATTATCAAGAATGGATTATAAATATGTAGAGGATGCTGGATTTTATGAAGAAAATGATAGGGCATTAGAATCTACCAGTAGTAATAATAACGGAGTAGAAGGAGTATATCATAAGCTTTATTCAGTGCTTGCAGTATTTTTGACCGTAATACTACTTTCTATTTGGATAGGATCTGTTAGTATATTAATTTTATTGGGACTTCTTTTAAATATTGGTGTAAGTCTTTGGATTCAAAGAAAGGTTCATTTATATGAATATGGAATGAAAAAAGAAATTGCTCATCAAAGTAGAAAAAAACGATACTATTATGAGACAACTCATGATTTTGGATTTGGAAAAGAAATTCGACTATATAATCTAAAGGAAAGAGTTTTAGAAAACTATGAGAAGGAAATTAAGGGATATATAGGATTTCATAAGCTTATTAAGAATAGAGAGTTTTTATTAGGATTTTTAGGACTATTTACTTTACTGATTAGCCAGGGAATTCTATATGGAACTTTAATTTACAAAGTTGTCCATGGTATGAGTATTGCTGACTTTTCCATGTATCTAGCCTTAATACTTCAATTATCTATACTACTTAGGACTTTGGCAGAAGATCTTTCATTTATCTACAATGAGGGAGCCTATGTCCACGATTTATTCCTCTTCCTTGATAAGGATCTAGGTCAAGAAGGTGGAAATGTTGAAGCTATTAAAGATGATACTTTGGAGATTGAATTCCGTAATGTTAGCTTCAAATATCCTAAGACTGACAAGTATATATTTAAAAATCTAAATTTAACTATACCTAAGGGACAAAGGCTGGCAATAGTAGGGGTAAATGGAGCAGGGAAATCTACTTTAATAAAGTTAATGACAGGATTATTCAAAGTAGATGAAGGAGAAATTTTAATAAATGGTATTCCTATTGGCGACTTCAAGAAAAAGGACCTACATTCAATGTTTTCTGTCCTCTTTCAGGATGTAAATGTATTAGCCTATACAATAAAAGAGAATATAGCCTGTAAAACTGATAATGTAGATGAATCAAGAGTAATAGAAGCATTAAATAAGGTAGGTCTAGGGGAAAAGGTAAATTCTCTAAAAAAAGGCTTATCCCAAACAATGCTAAAGGTCATAGATGAAGAAGGGACGGAATTCTCAGGTGGAGAAAGTCAAAAACTTGCTATTGCAAGAGCATTATATAAGAATGGTAATATGGTAATCATGGATGAGCCTACATCTGCCTTGGATGCATTGGCAGAAGCTGCAATATATGAAGATTTCAGTGATTTAACCCAAGGAAAAACAGCTGTATATATATCCCATAGATTAGCAAGTACAAAGTTCTGTGATGCTATTGCATTGTTTGATAAAGAAGGATTAAAGGAATACGGAAGTCATGAAGAATTAATGGATAAAAAGGGTGAATATTATAAAATGTTTACTATCCAAGGCAAATATTATCAAGAGGGGGCTGAGTTAGTTGAAACAGTATAA
- a CDS encoding metalloregulator ArsR/SmtB family transcription factor — protein sequence MSRKYNINHSPNLALEAGGFLYEMLRESEKKVIENYHSFGKKEEEMLDLFASYLEYKKVLLKEVLPIYRKYPRLEKIFQMEDEGEYDFDLGYYLIILLEQKLEKSLSKEEVDELVGECIFDMVEDFGIDLDEDTKIQSLSQTIEILEKVKLSDGNKLRVIYLYQNRYEIVEQIKKFLEEVIPSFQKHYTIIEDDYKRYVDKIERLEKLNSILDQIVNLTTLKDVEGNIRLTIFPFNRLSVRYKYDILTYSIGMYFFTLGELKDTNKTQGNGLVTDLKALGDITRLNIINRIAKRPMYIQELSDELDLTPATISHHVNILLKSELITIILDERKAKKIYYKPNERKLAELGEIITNLASENREEMDLSGSINQISIV from the coding sequence ATGAGTAGGAAATACAATATTAATCATAGTCCTAATTTGGCATTAGAGGCAGGGGGATTTTTATATGAAATGCTAAGGGAAAGTGAAAAAAAGGTTATTGAGAATTATCATAGCTTTGGCAAAAAGGAAGAAGAGATGCTGGATTTATTTGCATCATATCTGGAATACAAGAAGGTATTATTGAAAGAAGTTCTTCCAATTTACAGGAAATATCCTAGATTGGAAAAGATTTTCCAGATGGAAGATGAAGGGGAATATGATTTTGATTTAGGCTATTATCTAATAATTTTATTAGAGCAAAAATTAGAAAAATCATTGTCAAAAGAAGAAGTCGATGAATTAGTTGGAGAATGTATATTTGATATGGTGGAGGATTTTGGAATAGACTTAGATGAAGATACTAAGATTCAATCTTTATCTCAAACAATTGAAATTCTTGAAAAAGTAAAATTATCAGATGGGAATAAATTGAGAGTAATATATCTTTACCAAAATAGATACGAAATAGTAGAACAAATAAAAAAATTCCTTGAAGAGGTGATCCCTAGTTTTCAAAAACATTACACTATTATTGAAGATGATTATAAAAGATATGTGGATAAAATAGAAAGATTAGAAAAGTTAAACTCTATATTGGATCAAATAGTAAATCTAACAACCCTAAAAGATGTAGAAGGAAATATTAGACTAACTATTTTTCCTTTTAACCGATTATCAGTAAGATATAAATACGATATATTGACCTATTCCATAGGAATGTACTTTTTTACATTAGGTGAATTAAAAGACACAAACAAAACTCAAGGTAACGGTTTAGTTACAGATTTAAAAGCTTTAGGGGATATAACGAGATTAAATATAATAAATAGAATTGCTAAGAGACCTATGTATATTCAGGAGTTATCAGATGAATTAGATTTGACACCTGCTACCATATCACATCATGTTAATATATTGCTTAAATCTGAATTAATCACAATTATTTTAGATGAAAGGAAGGCTAAAAAGATATATTATAAGCCCAATGAAAGAAAATTAGCAGAACTGGGAGAGATTATCACAAATCTAGCTAGTGAAAATAGAGAGGAGATGGACTTAAGTGGAAGCATCAACCAAATATCCATTGTTTAA